A window of the Planococcus citri chromosome 4, ihPlaCitr1.1, whole genome shotgun sequence genome harbors these coding sequences:
- the LOC135843068 gene encoding cytokine receptor-like produces the protein MNSWLVNHTLLIILFVVGSAVSQSNRTCMGPFHNSLGYTTPAGNILLPLGSPLEIYCTLHTNHNDTKNHTADDLIFKKGDETIDKKYVTVVNETTARLYMENVPLTEDIKYYYCYLVLHDYTAVASRVHATDHIKKHPLMVCVNYVEIGVSPRSVDNFTCVSRHLEILNCTWDEPNNGIYTKYQAYYSSNGGRDDDEASKTWYRCPKSKKGICTWTKKTDPPYLSDAKYINVRIDGSNKFGNSTQTMEFDSYLNMIPNRPSKPVAMSSTSRSVHLQWNIGSLKNFDKCLIYKVNYTWYLPKYWRDEVDFESFENPHIRDFTLGWDVRLYNSTEVERDDDEIQVNVTNLPYPNLGYQFKIEMKSALAGHESWSKPAFVNVKTDPCPPYRSPETDVGSFSVFNQFEDRRDVFVYWKSIPEEEYNGNEFRYEIVAFENNVKSNILPDSVSPSYAKYTNLTLNSYKFVITSVNSIGSAAYSTSVRLPKQKYILPELSSFSKMENDDGTYQLSWKPPKFQVNVKITNITIYWCENNQLYPAFCRNFLQWTHLPADAVDHSVKLKPNTQYQFALSVNSVYSTSGMSWAQCTIYRNESTSMSNVWIDELGSNFIDIRWALECSERNPDIKSYHITYCPVNQTDLKTCTEAYKTFKIYGDVNTQHAKVTGLQPLTGYKFTVASYTKQIGRSSKEMYSRTLQAAPDMSDVVVKIFNITNTSAIAEWNQPAKLNGILDHYEFSYDNNIVIVNDTKAILTGLSSFQQYGATVTACTSRTLCSRSNPVNFQTSVGNPGEVTKFHHEKDVNGRKKLIWEPPEDCGGPNPTYEVRIALETNNTRSTFGEFETKGTETFAEAPCEQDYYSHATFVFYVRAKNIVDINPNNIKYFFGPWTEAYTINCTTQITPKIIIASLGLLLILSLGVILGRKAVRKYRKMKNVQVTLPPSFLSLIQNETKNSSESQRSAMDDDRISLYNVYLNPCYGKDAKIIDTTCNMS, from the coding sequence ATGAATTCGTGGCTCGTAAATCACACCCTGTTGATCATCCTGTTCGTCGTCGGTTCTGCAGTCTCGCAATCGAATCGCACTTGCATGGGTCCTTTTCACAACTCACTAGGATACACAACCCCCGCCGGCAACATACTTCTACCACTTGGCTCGCCTTTGGAAATATATTGCACGCTGCACACGAACCACAACGACACCAAGAACCATACAGCCGATGATCTGATATTCAAAAAAGGCGACGAAACGATCGACAAAAAATACGTCACCGTGGTAAACGAAACAACAGCTCGACTCTACATGGAGAACGTGCCTCTCACCGAGGATATAAAGTATTATTACTGTTACTTGGTTTTACACGACTATACCGCAGTTGCATCTCGAGTTCATGCGACGGATCATATAAAAAAGCATCCTTTGATGGTCTGCGTGAATTACGTAGAAATTGGCGTAAGTCCTCGAAGCGTTGATAATTTCACATGCGTGAGTCGTCATTTGGAGATTTTAAATTGTACTTGGGATGAGCCGAATAACGGTATTTATACCAAATACCAAGCGTACTATTCGTCGAACGGCGGAAGAGATGACGACGAAGCTAGTAAAACTTGGTACAGGTGCCCGAAATCTAAAAAGGGTATTTGTACTTGGACCAAGAAGACGGATCCTCCTTACTTGAGCGATGCTAAGTATATCAATGTTCGTATCGACGGATCCAATAAGTTCGGAAACAGCACTCAGACTATGGAATTCGATTCGTATTTGAATATGATACCTAATCGGCCCAGTAAGCCGGTTGCTATGAGTTCAACATCGCGTAGTGTCCATCTTCAGTGGAATATTGGCAGTTTGAAGAACTTCGATAAATGTCTGATTTACAAAGTGAACTACACTTGGTATTTACCCAAGTATTGGCGCGACGAAGTGGATTTCGAGAGCTTCGAGAATCCTCATATTCGTGATTTCACTCTGGGCTGGGATGTCAGATTGTATAATTCGACCGAAGTTGAACGGGACGACGACGAGATCCAAGTCAACGTGACCAATTTGCCTTATCCCAACCTTGGATATCAGTTCAAGATCGAAATGAAGTCAGCACTCGCAGGCCACGAAAGTTGGTCCAAACCAGCATTTGTAAACGTAAAAACTGATCCGTGTCCACCTTACAGGTCACCTGAAACCGACGTAGGCAGCTTTAGTGTTTTCAACCAGTTCGAGGATCGTCGTGACGTCTTCGTGTACTGGAAATCGATCCCCGAAGAAGAGTATAACGGGAATGAATTCCGATACGAGATCGTCGCGTTCGAGAATAACGTCAAATCGAATATTTTACCAGATTCTGTGTCTCCTTCGTACGCCAAGTACACCAATCTTACTCTGAATAGCTACAAGTTTGTCATCACTTCGGTAAATTCTATCGGATCAGCTGCGTATTCGACATCGGTTCGTTTGCCTAAACAGAAATACATCTTACCAGAGTTATCTTCGTTTAGCAAAATGGAAAACGACGATGGCACATACCAGCTTTCGTGGAAACCGCCGAAATTCCAGGTCAATGTTAAAATCACCAATATCACGATATACTGGTGTGAAAATAATCAACTGTATCCGGCTTTCTGCCGAAATTTTCTCCAATGGACTCATTTACCAGCCGATGCAGTCGATCATAGCGTCAAGTTGAAGCCAAATACTCAGTATCAGTTCGCCTTGAGCGTGAATTCGGTCTATTCGACTAGTGGCATGTCTTGGGCTCAGTGTACCATCTATCGTAACGAATCTACTTCGATGAGTAACGTCTGGATCGACGAATTAGGTTCGAATTTCATCGACATCAGATGGGCTCTAGAATGCTCCGAACGTAATCCGGATATCAAATCGTATCACATCACGTATTGTCCGGTCAATCAAACAGATCTGAAAACATGCACCGAAGCTTACAAAACGTTCAAGATTTACGGCGATGTCAATACCCAACACGCCAAAGTGACTGGTCTACAGCCCCTCACCGGTTATAAATTCACGGTAGCCAGTTACACGAAACAAATCGGTCGTTCGAGTAAAGAGATGTACAGTCGAACTCTTCAAGCAGCTCCGGATATGTCTGATGTTGTagtgaaaatattcaatatcACCAATACATCTGCAATCGCCGAATGGAACCAACCAGCCAAACTCAATGGAATTCTAGACCATTACGAATTCTCTTACGATAATAACATCGTGATCGTTAACGATACCAAAGCCATATTAACCGGATTAAGCAGCTTCCAACAGTACGGAGCAACTGTAACTGCTTGTACGAGTCGTACGTTATGCTCTCGAAGTAACccagtaaattttcaaacatctgtAGGCAATCCTGGAGAAGTAACGAAATTCCACCACGAGAAGGATGTCAACGgtcgtaaaaaattgatatgggAACCTCCCGAGGATTGTGGTGGTCCGAATCCAACCTACGAAGTCAGAATAGCCCTCGAGACGAATAATACACGTTCTACGTTCGGCGAGTTTGAAACCAAAGGCACCGAAACTTTTGCCGAAGCTCCTTGCGAACAAGATTATTATTCTCATGCTACGTTCGTGTTCTACGTTCGAGCTAAAAATATCGTCGATATTAATCCGAATAATATCAAGTATTTCTTCGGACCGTGGACCGAAGCGTATACGATTAATTGCACCACTCAAATAACGCCCAAGATTATCATAGCTTCGTTGGGTTTACTGTTGATTTTATCGTTGGGCGTGATTTTGGGTAGAAAAGCGGTGCGAAAGTATCGCAAAATGAAGAATGTCCAGGTCACTTTACCTCCTTCGTTTTTGTCACTGATTCAAAACGAAACGAAGAACTCGTCTGAGAGTCAGAGATCGGCGATGGATGATGATCGAATAAGTCTTTATAATGTTTATTTGAATCCTTGCTACGGTAAAGATGCCAAAATTATTGATACGACGTGTAATATGAGTTGA
- the LOC135843124 gene encoding zinc finger protein 260-like, which translates to MNNCINLDIIVELSRVDDAPDPEADEKVKKCRDVIVELSRVDEAPDPEADEKVKCRDVIVELSRVDDAPEADKVKKCRKRIKCEELSFTCHYCDRRYFEKKELRSHIKKHMKNESIVRCPVCNIGLSRKSYLPEHLNIHNGRQSYSCYYCNKSFTLLSNLIKHNKIHTGEKPFACDQCDKRFILKKNLIDHRRTHTGEKPFKCKVCDKSFGRRSSLVRHLPTHTGEKKFVCHICNKTFAWKNYLARHMPIHLNGKRKRKAAEPKSKEQDLHNNKALLWKDSEEKLTLNSKYEAPPKEQTKDDLEGKENMKFEWQRKFEDYCKGNAEIRDQPFRIRVRNVRCINNCHNLGHSNTDKCPLFNESAEDFDTPISSAALP; encoded by the exons atgaataattgcaTCAATCTTGATATTATTGTTGAACTATCAAGAGTCGACGATGCTCCAGATCCTGAAGCTgacgaaaaagtaaaaaaatgtcgTGATGTTATTGTTGAACTGTCAAGAGTCGATGAAGCTCCAGATCCCGAAGCTGACGAAAAAGTAAAATGTCGTGATGTTATCGTTGAACTATCAAGAGTTGATGACGCTCCAGAAGCTgataaagtcaaaaaatgtcgtAAGCGGATCAAATGTGAAGAGTTATCCTTCACGTGCCACTACTGTGATAGACGTTATTTCGAGAAGAAGGAGCTTCGCAGTCATATCAAAAagcatatgaaaaatgaaagtatagTCAGGTGCCCAGTCTGCAATATCGGCCTCTCCCGCAAAAGTTATCTACCGGAACATCTAAACATCCACAATGGACGGCAGTCGTATTCGTGCTACTACTGTAATAAATCGTTTACTTTATTGTCTAACCTAATTAAACATAACAAGATTCACACCGGCGAGAAACCTTTCGCATGCGACCAATGTGACAAACGGTTCATCTTGAAGAAGAATCTTATCGACCATCGTAGAACGCACACCGGAGAAAAACCATTCAAGTGTAAAGTTTGCGATAAATCGTTCGGTCGACGAAGTAGCCTAGTCAGACATTTACCTACTCACACCGGAGAGAAAAAGTTCGTTTGCCACATCTGTAACAAAACTTTCGCTTGGAAAAATTACCTCGCACGACATATGCCAATTCACTTAAATGGCAAACGCAAACGTAAAGCAGCCGAACCAAAATCTAAAGAACAAGATTTACATAACAACAA AGCGTTGTTATGGAAAGATAGTGAAGAAAAGCTCACACTCAATTCCAAGTACGAAGCTCCTCCAAAAGAGCAAACTAAAGACGATCTCGAGGGAAAAGAAAACATGAAGTTCGAATGGCAGAGAAAATTTGAAga TTATTGTAAAGGAAATGCTGAAATCAGAGATCAACCATTCCGTATTCGAGTCAGGAATGTTCGGTGTATCAATAACTGTCATAATTTGGGTCATTCGAATACTG ACAAATGTCCTTTATTCAACGAATCGGCAGAAGATTTCGATACGCCTATAAGTTCAGCTGCTCTTccttga
- the LOC135843123 gene encoding dnaJ homolog subfamily C member 22-like — MLESFHLPFFKLSSRSSNDTKTMTTKTKKKSKFMAYFWWLFGGISGFHHFYLGRDLHGFLWWATLGGYFGLGWIADLFYIGEYVAEANDEPEFIKKMKEIKKKNEKPPFSTFRFTGMILLAYFWSSVFQLGIPEEEFYDINWKVLYILTPIPCTLGIWVVGNVGQQKGGIWTPLLTAYLTLPLNYVMDESTAYTIMVLAAAYTFDSFEKQWKPKTKTQSRGRCKRIVLILGAYLIFCSFWGSYIYFNATVTDQNGDEIPVREALYHFLKSPWWTDLKQSILDVKNYIEAHGWVAAWKLMVEMSDTNGENNAYKVLELTSSASQSEINEKCKYLSKTHHPDKFTDVEEKRKAQERFFEIQQACEVLSSKRAKRRRKNKKFEESEL; from the exons ATGCTCGAATCATTCCacttaccattttttaaattatctagTCGGTCTTCAAATGATACCAAAACAATGActacaaaaactaaaaaaaagagcaaatttATGGCTTACTTTTGGTGGCTATTCGGTGGTATCTCAGGTTTCCATCATTTCTACCTGGGTCGTGATTTACACGGATTTCTGTGGTGGGCCACCCTCGGAGGATACTTCGGACTAGGATGGATCGCCGATCTGTTCTATATCGGTGAATATGTGGCCGAGGCAAACGACGAACCGGAATTCATCAAGAAGATGaaagaaataaagaagaaaaatgaaaaa CCTCCGTTTTCTACATTCAGATTTACTGGAATGATTTTATTAGCGTATTTTTGGAGTTCAGTTTTCCAATTGGGGATACCGGAAGAAGAATTTTATGATATTAATTGGAAAGTTTTATACATCTTGACGCCTATTCCTTGCACTTTGG GTATATGGGTTGTTGGAAACGTTGGCCAGCAAAAAGGTGGAATATGGACACCTTTATTAACCGCTTATTTGACCCTACCTTTGAACTATGTCATGGATGAATCAACAGCTTACACAATTATGGTCCTAGCTGCAGCTTACACCTTTGACTCGTTTGAAAAACAATggaaaccaaaaaccaaaacccAATCTAGAGGACGTTGcaa GAGAATTGTACTCATACTTGGAGCTTACCtgatattttgttcattttgggGAAGTTATATATATTTCAACGCCACAGTGACTGATCAAAATGGTGATGAAATTCCAGTCAGAGAAGCCCTgtatcactttttaaaatctcCATGGTGGACAGATTTGAAGCAGTCTATTCTAGATGTCAAAAATTATATTGAAGCACATGGCTGGGTTGCAGCTTGGAAGCTTATGGTTGAAATGTCCGATACGAATGGCGAAAATAATGCATATAAG GTTCTTGAGCTGACCTCGAGTGCATCACAGAgtgaaatcaatgaaaaatgcaaatatttatcaaaaacacACCATCCAGATAAATTCACAGATGTAGAAGAGAAACGAAAAGCTCAAGAGAGGTTCTTTGAAATTCAACAAGCTTGCGAAGTGCTCAGCAGTAAACGAGCTAAACGAAggcgtaaaaataaaaaatttgaagaaagtgaactttga
- the eIF1A gene encoding eukaryotic translation initiation factor 1A, X-chromosomal, producing the protein MPKNKGKGGKNRRRGKNENETEKRELVFKEDGQEYAQVTKMLGNGRLEAMCFDGVKRLCHIRGKLRKKVWINQGDIILIGLRDYQDAKADVILKYTPDEARNLKTYGEFPETVRINDTVTFVEDGFDDEIEFGDDVSDEGEVDAVDAI; encoded by the coding sequence ATGCCGAAGAATAAGGGTAAAGGAGGTAAAAATCGGCGTCGTGGTAAGAACGAAAATGAAACGGAGAAAAGAGAGCTCGTTTTCAAAGAAGACGGTCAAGAATACGCTCAAGTCACCAAAATGTTGGGTAATGGTCGACTAGAAGCTATGTGTTTCGACGGAGTCAAACGTCTATGCCATATACGAGGCAAACTTCGGAAAAAGGTTTGGATAAATCAAGGCGATATCATCCTTATCGGTCTCCGTGATTACCAAGATGCAAAGGCCGATGTCATCCTTAAATACACCCCGGACGAAGCTCGAAATCTAAAAACATACGGCGAATTCCCCGAAACAGTTCGTATTAATGATACCGTTACGTTTGTCGAAGATGGATTCGACGACGAAATCGAATTCGGTGATGACGTTTCGGACGAAGGAGAAGTCGATGCCGTGGACGCGatataa
- the UK114 gene encoding rutC family protein aq_364, with protein MMHQHPTGNPPGNAPPVHQLQSQQQPQPSLQTLQHPAMAQPGAFQAANAIPNIPQPSCTLIHAYNANTVPAPLGPYSSVVRVDNALYVSGVVAIDPKTDKLMVGGVEAETRKAMIYVKRILEEAGSSLERMALVRLYVTHIGDMEKINNVYEEFVSAPYPARVMVEVRSLPLGAHIEVEVMALISSTCRL; from the exons atgatgcATCAACATCCAACTGGTAATCCGCCAGGTAATGCACCTCCTGTACATCAACTGCAGTCGCAGCAACAGCCACAGCCGTCTCTCCAGACTCTCCAGCATCCAGCTATGGCTCAACCAGGAGCGTTCCAAGCTGCTAATGCTATACCGAATATACCTCAGCCAAGCTGTACGTTGATTCATGCATATAATGCGAATACCGTTCCAGCTCCGTTAGGACCTTACAG TTCTGTAGTTCGAGTGGACAATGCGCTTTATGTATCAGGTGTCGTGGCTATTGATCCTAAAACAGATAAGTTAATGGTCGGTGGAGTCGAAGCTGAGACGAGGAAAGCTATGATTTACGTTAAAAGAATATTAGAAGAGGCTGGATCATCGTTGGAACGAA TGGCTTTAGTAAGATTATACGTTACTCATATTGGtgatatggaaaaaattaataacgtcTACGAAGAAT TTGTATCAGCTCCATATCCCGCAAGAGTTATGGTAGAAGTTCGATCCTTACCTCTG GGTGCTCATATCGAGGTCGAAGTGATGGCATTGATTTCCTCAACGTGCAGACTTTAG
- the LOC135842444 gene encoding STE20-related kinase adapter protein alpha — translation MLYETGAKFYTTCSVLSNCFFDKGKVLLAKHKSSGSLVAIKHFNLEEISQEQYDLLINEIFYMRQLKHPNVISCLTSYVINFDLYVISPLMNFTSCHDLISTQFQEGLSEIVISYVLRDVLRALDYIHSKGYIHRAIRARHILVHADGHACLSGLRFMYPIPKEGAKVYNFPLHAAHNLNWLSPELLGQNSEGYTEKSDVYSVGVTACELANGIVPFAETSTTLMLTEKVRGVTPQLIDCTTWFLYEDSAQNKEDMQYDSQDIIESSPQMKRVNRKFTESFHAFVELCSHINVAVRPSPKQLLNHSFFKQIRRTNVNLPELLLPAVPYTESNITELNEDVAVIDDLTYNFHDINVCQKEWDFS, via the coding sequence ATGCTATATGAAACAGGAGCGAAATTCTACACAACTTGTTCGGTGTTGAGTAATTGTTTCTTCGATAAAGGAAAAGTGCTGTTAGCTAAACATAAAAGCAGCGGTTCGCTGGTAGCCATAAAGCATTTCAACCTGGAGGAGATCTCTCAAGAACAATATGACTTACTTATCAACGAAATATTCTACATGCGTCAATTAAAACACCCTAACGTAATATCATGTTTGACTTCatatgtaattaattttgatcTCTACGTAATATCACCTCTGATGAACTTCACATCTTGCCACGACCTAATATCGACCCAGTTCCAAGAAGGTCTATCGGAAATCGTCATTTCGTACGTATTACGAGACGTCCTACGAGCGTTGGATTATATCCACAGCAAAGGATACATTCATCGTGCCATTAGAGCTCGCCATATCCTGGTTCATGCCGACGGACACGCTTGTCTATCCGGTCTACGATTCATGTACCCGATACCCAAAGAAGGAGCCAAGGTGTATAATTTCCCTTTACACGCTGCTCACAATTTGAACTGGTTGAGTCCGGAGCTATTGGGCCAGAATTCCGAAGGGTATACCGAGAAATCAGACGTGTACAGTGTCGGAGTTACTGCTTGCGAGTTAGCTAACGGAATCGTGCCTTTTGCTGAAACTTCTACTACGTTAATGTTGACTGAAAAAGTACGAGGTGTGACGCCTCAATTGATAGACTGTACTACGTGGTTCCTATACGAAGATAGCGCACAAAATAAAGAAGATATGCAATACGATAGTCAAGATATTATCGAAAGCAGTCCGCAAATGAAACGAGTTAATCGCAAATTTACCGAATCGTTTCACGCGTTTGTAGAATTATGTAGTCACATAAACGTGGCCGTTAGGCCGTCACCTAAGCAGTTattaaatcattcatttttcaagcaaattcGAAGAACCAATGTTAACCTACCTGAATTATTATTGCCGGCTGTGCCTTATACCGAATCCAATATCACCGAACTAAACGAAGACGTAGCTGTAATAGATGATTTAACTTATAATTTTCACGATATAAACGTGTGTCAGAAAGAATGGgatttttcctga
- the LOC135842445 gene encoding gastrula zinc finger protein XlCGF71.1-like: protein MENENNVRCAICDAGLSTKRTLLEHLNIHNGRQPHSCYYCGKSFTSASNLFKHNKIHTGEKPFACDQCDKRFILKKNLIEHLTTHTGEKAFKCEVCNTPFSRRSSLARHLRKHTGEKEFVCDICNKTFAWKRYLTRHMLIHTGEKPFACDQCDKRFTRKWNLMQHRKTHTGEKAFACDQCDKRYTHKWNLMEHRTTHTGEKAFKCEFCDKSFTQRSKLNRHLLIHTRVEKKFVCDICNETFARKSYLRRHMPIHFNGKPKCEAGPNQKLTNR from the coding sequence atggaaaatgaaaataacgttAGGTGCGCGATTTGCGATGCCGGCCTCTCCACCAAACGTACTCTACTGGAACACCTTAACATCCACAATGGACGGCAGCCGCATTCGTGCTACTACTGTGGTAAATCGTTTACATCAGCGTCTAACCTATTTAAACATAACAAGATTCACACCGGCGAGAAACCTTTCGCATGCGACCAATGCGACAAAAGATTCATCTTGAAGAAGAATCTTATCGAGCATCTTACAACGCACACCGGAGAAAAAGCATTCAAGTGTGAAGTCTGCAATACACCGTTCAGCCGACGAAGTAGTCTAGCCAGACACTTACGTAAACACACCGGAGAGAAAGAGTTCGTTTGCGACATCTGTAACAAAACTTTCGCTTGGAAAAGATACCTCACACGACACATGCTCATTCACACCGGCGAGAAACCTTTCGCATGCGACCAATGTGACAAAAGGTTCACCAGGAAGTGGAATCTTATGCAGCATCGTAAAACACACACCGGAGAAAAAGCATTTGCATGCGACCAATGCGACAAAAGGTACACCCACAAGTGGAATCTTATGGAGCATCGTACAACACACACCGGAGAAAAAGCATTCAAGTGTGAATTCTGCGATAAATCGTTCACTCAACGAAGTAAACTAAACAGACATTTACTAATTCATACCAGAGTAGAGAAAAAGTTCGTTTGCGACATCTGTAACGAAACTTTCGCTCGGAAAAGTTACCTCAGACGACACATGCCAATTCACTTCAATGGCAAGCCCAAATGTGAAGCAGGCCCGAACCAAAAGTTGACTAATCGTTaa